Sequence from the Catenuloplanes indicus genome:
CCCGCACGTCAGGTCGGTGGTTCGGGTGCGGAAGCAGGCCGTCGATGCTGGTGGCGATGGGCTGCCGGGTGCCTCAGCGGGTTTCCGGAGCCTGGACCAGCGGCGTCTCCGACGTAGAGGGCGGCGATCCGGGCGCCGTGATCACCGCGGCCACCGCGTCACCGTCCGTGGCGTACCGTGCCGTGAGCCGGGAACCCACGATCGACTCGTGCAGCAGTTCCTCGACCGGCGCGAGCAGGCCGGA
This genomic interval carries:
- a CDS encoding proline racemase family protein, whose protein sequence is MSGIYGVILHEEVAGPRQRRNVTIFADGEVDRSPCGSGTAARVTTLAASGLLAPVEELLHESIVGSRLTARYATDGDAVAAVITAPGSPPSTSETPLVQAPETR